The genomic window CACCCGCAGGCTGCGGCGGGTGTCGGCCAGCACCTCCCCGTCCAGCTCGACGACCACGCGGGCCGCCGAGGGCTCGACCCTCGGCGGCCGCGGGTAGTCCCAGACGGACTCCATGCTCTTCCGATCAGCCGTCCACGGAGACGAACACGTCGAAGCCAGGGTAGTCGTCGGTCGGGCTGAGGAAGCCGACCGCCCAGGCGGTGTAGGAGGTGCTGCCCTTGAGCCGGACCTTGCCGAGGTCCTTGACCACGGTGTTCGTGCCGGCGGCGACGATCCGCAGCCGGTACTTCCAGGCCGGCAGCAGCAGGTAGCCGGTGGCCTCGCCGAACTCGAGGTTCCGGACGACCCGGATCCAGCGGCCGGCCAGCTTGGCCTGGACGTCGACGGCCGGGGCGTCGGGGCTGGTGTGGGCCACCCGCAGCCGCGTGAGGTGGCGGGAGACGGTGTCGCGGTCGCGCAGCACCTTGAGCTGGAGGGCGCCGCCGTCGCCGGTCAGCGAGCCGATGGCGGCGATGGTGGTCGGGCGGCGGCCGAGGCGCACGTCGGCCTCGAGGGCGGCGGGGTCGCTCCCGGTCGACGGGGCCACCTTGACCTGCACGTTGTAGGTCCCCTTGGGCACCTCGAGGTAGTCGCTGAGGGTGCCGTAGGTGACGTCCGACAGCGTCTTGGCGCCGTTGACGTAGATGTCGACCGCCGGCGTGTCGGGGCTGTTGTGGAAGGCGCGGACCTTGGCGGTCCCGCCGGTCGCCGACGCGGGGGCCGCGAAGGCCAGGACTAGGGCGGCGGTCAGGATCGCGCCGACCAGGACGCGGAGTCTTGCCACTACATGACCTCCTGCAACGAGGAACTGGGCACGACCGTACTTCGCGGCCGGCCCGGCGACCGGTTGCAGGGAATCGCGAAGCTGGAGCGGTGCTACTCGAGGCCGTAGCGGTCGCGCATCGCCTGGTCGCTGGGGTCGATCTCGCGCTGGCCGGCCTCGCGGAGGCGCCGGTTGATCTGGTCCAGGTTCTTGCGGACCAGCTCCTTCTCGGCCTCGGTGATGCGGCCGCGGTGGGGCTCGCCGGCGTGCTCGAGGGTGGCGTAGTTGACCTTGCCACGGCCCGAGCGGCCGCCCGACCCGCCGCCGGCGACCGAGCGGGGGCGGTTGCGGTGCTTGGCGATCAGGGCGTCCTGGACGGCCGACTCCATCACGCCGGCCCCGGCCAGCATGTTGAAGTCGTCGAGGCTGACCACCATCCGCTCGCCCTTGCGGGCGCCGGGGGCGATCCACTCGACGGTGACGAAGCGGCTGGCCCCCTGGAGCGTCTCGACCTCCTCGGGGAGGACCTCCAGGGTCACCGGCAGGTCGGCGTACTCGGGGTGCTCATGGACCACGAGCCGACCAAGCGACTGCTCGTCGGCCTCCTTGCCGGAAATGTCCGACACATGGACGACCTTGACTGCCATCAGGGGGGATTCCTCCTTGAAACGGAAAACGTCTGCCGGGCTCATGACGGTAATCCAAATGGGCGGGGCAGGCAAACACCCGGCGCCGCTAGGATGCGCGGCTGTGGATGCCGATTCGCCGCCTGCAAGCGCTCCGAGGCGCTCCCGCTGGCGCACGGTCGCGGTGCTGGCCGTGGTCACGGGCTTTTTCGTGGCCACCCTGGCCGCGCGCTGGAATGACGTCATTTCCCTGAAATGGCGGCTCGAGCCGGGCCTTTTCGCGGTGGCGACGGCGCTGCTGGCGCTTTCCTATGGGCTGGTCGCCTGCCTGTGGGGCCTGGCCCTGCACCGGGCCGCCGGCACCCGGGTGGCCGCCGGGGCCCGGATCTGGTTCCTCTCCAACCTGGCCCGCTACGTCCCGGGCAACGTCTGGAGCTACGTCGGCGCGGTCGAGCTGGCCCGGCGCGAGGGCGTGGCCCGGCGGACCACCCTGGCCGTCATGGCCCTCACCCAGGTCCTCTCGGTCGGGGTGGCGGTGGCGGCCGGGCTGCCCGTCCTCCTGGCCGAGCGGGCCCGGCTGGGCCGGCCGGCGCTGCTGGGCGCGCTGGTGGTGGCCGCCGTGGCGGCGCTGGCGGCGGTGTTCCGGCGCCAGCTCCTGGGGCTGGCCCGCCGGCGCATGCCCGGGTTCGACCCCGCCGACCTGACCCCGTCGGCGGGCACGGTGGCATTGCTGGCGGCCGGCTACGCCGTCTACTGGGCGGTTACCGGCCTGGCCTTCGCCGCCCTGGTGGCCAGCCTCTACCCCCTGGCCCCGGCCGACGTGCCCCTGGTGATGGCCGCCTACGCCGCCGCCTACGCCGCCGGGTTCCTCGCCCTCCTCACCCCGGCCGGCCTTGGCGTCCGCGAGGGCGTCCTGGTGGTCGCCCTGGCCCCGGTCCTCCCGGCCGGTCCGGCCCTGGTCGTGGCCCTGCTCTCCCGGGTCTGGATGATGCTGGTCGAGCTGGCCGGCGCCGGGGTCGCCCACCTGGCCGCCCGCTACCGCACCCCGGTGTAAGACGGCGGGGCCGGGCGGTGTTGGACAGGGTGAGAGGTACCGTGGCCACACGCGGACATCGAAGGAGCGGCAGTGCGCGCCGTGCGGGATGAGGTCGGGGCCCGATCGGGCTCCCAGGAGCGGTTCACGGAGGTGTTCCGGGACCGGTACCGCGAGCTGCACGGGCTCGCCTACCGGCTCCTCGGCGACCACGGCGAGGCCGAGGACGTCGCCCAGGAGACCTTCCTCCGGCTCGACGGGCAGGCGGTGCTGGACCGGCCCGACGACGAGGTCGCGGCCTGGCTGCGCCGGGTCTGCCTGAACACCGCCTACAACCGGCTGCGGGGCCGGCGCCGGACCAGCGCCCGGCTGGAGCGGGCCGGGCTGGCCGACCGGGCCGACGACGAGGCCGACACGGGCGCGACCCCGCTGCTGGACGTCCTCCGGGCCGAGCAGCAGCGGGCGGTGCGCCAGGCCCTGGCCGCCCTGCCCGAGCGGCAGCGGGCCGCGCTGCTGCTGCGCCACGCCGGCTACTCCTACGCGGAGATCGCCGCCACCCTCGACCTGGCCGTCGGCTCGGTCGGGGTCCTGCTCGCCCGCGGCGAGCGGGCGTTCCGTGAGGCCTACCTCGACAGCGACGACGCCGACCCGGGAGCCTACGATGCCCTGCCCTGACCTCGGCGCCCTACGGGCGTCCATCGACGACCCTGGCGGCACCCCGGCGTCCGTGCGCGAGCACGCCCGCGGCTGCGCCGCCTGCTCCGGCACCCTGGCCGAGCTTCAGCGCAACGCCGAGCTGGCCGCCCTGGCCATCGCCCTGACCGCCCCCGACGCCCCGCCGGCCGCCGCCGAGGTCGAGGCCGCCCTGGCCCGCCTGGAGCGCCGCCGGGACCGGCTGGCCGCCACCCGGACGGGTCCGGTCGCGGCCCCGGCCGGGCCGGTTCCCGCCGAGCCGGCCCCGGCCGCGGGAGCGACACCGCCCCCGGCCCCGATCCCCTTGACCGGGCGCGGCCGGCTGGCCGGGCTCGGGGCCCGGACCCGCGGGGTGGCGGCGGCACTGGTCGCGGCCCTGGTGCTGACCGGGCTGGTGGCCACGCCGGGCGGGCGGGCCGCCGCCGCCGGCTTCCTGGCCCAGTTCCGCAGTCAGCGGCTCGAGGTCGTCCCGCTCGACCCCGGCCAGGCGACCCAGGTCGAGGACGTCGTGACTGACCTGGTGGAGACGGGCGTGTTCACCGGCGACGCCATCAAGATGGGCGGCCTCGGCGAACCCCAGGTGGCCGCCGACCTGGCCCAGGCGGGCCGCATGGCCGGCTTCGCGGTCCCGGCGGTCGACCCGTCGGTGCTGCCCGCCGGGGTCGAGCGGACCCCCCAGCGGATCCTCGTCACCCGGGCCCAGGAGTCCCGCGTCACCTTCGACCGCGACCGGGCCCTCGACTACCTGCGCCGCAACGGCCGCCCGGGCGCGACCCTGCCCGAGCGGTACGACGGTACCCGGCTGGTCATCCAGGTCCCCGCCGTGGTCGTGCAGCAGTACGCGGGCCGCGACGGCGGGCCGGCGCTGCTGGTCGGCAAGGCCGGGACGCTCGGCCTGAGCACCGAGGGCGGGGCCAGCCTGGCCGAGCTCCGCGAGGTCGTGCTGGACCTGCCCGGCCTGCCCGCCGAGACCGTGGCCCGGCTCCGGGCCATCGGCGACTGGCGCGCCACCCTGCCCCTCCCGGTCCCCTCCGACGAGGTGCGCTCGCGCCCGGCCACCGTCGGCGGCGCCGAGGCGCTCAGCTTCGCCGACCGGACGGGCCGGCTCAACGCCCTGCTCTGGCAGCGCGACGGGCACATCTGGGGGGTGGCCAGCGTGCTCGGGAGGGACGAGACCCGCGATGTCGCGGACAGCCTCCGCTGACCAGACGGCGTCCGCCGGGACCTCCACCGAGGTCCCGGCGGTCGCCACGTCCGGCCTGCGCAAGGCCTTCGGGTCCCGGGTCGCCCTGCACGACCTGACCCTGCGGGTCGAGCCCGGGGAGGTGTTCGGGTTCCTCGGGCCCAACGGGGCCGGCAAGACCACCGCCATGAAGATCCTGCTCGGCCTGGTCCGGCCCAGCGGCGGGGAGGCCCTGGTCCTCGGCCGCCCGCCGGGCGAGCCGGCCGCCCGTCGCCGCGTCGGCTACCTGCCCGAGCACTTCCGCTTCCAGGAGTGGGCGACCGGCGCCGAGCTGCTCGGCTTCCACGGCCGCCTGGCCGGCATGGACGCCGCCACGCTGGCCGGCCGCATCCCCGAGCTGCTGGACCGGGTCGGCCTGGCCGGGCGGGGCGGCGAGCGCGTCCGCCGCTACTCCAAGGGCATGACCCAGCGCCTCGGCCTGGCCCTGGCCATCCTCCACCGTCCCGACCTGGTCCTGCTCGACGAGCCCACCTCGGCCCTGGATCCGGTGGGCCGCCGCGAGGTCCGTGAGCTCGTCCGGGAGCTGGCCGCCGGCGGGGTCACCGTGTTCCTCAACTCGCACCTGCTCACCGAGGTCGAGGCGGTCTGCGACCGGGTGGCGATCGTCAGCCAGGGCCGGGTCCTGGCCAGCGGGCCCCTGGACGACCTGGCCGGGGCCGCGACCCAGCTGCGGCTGCTGCTGGACCGCGCCGACCGCGACGTGCTCGATCTGCTGGGACGGCGCGGCCGGGTCGTCGCGGTCGAGGGCACCACCGTCACCCTGGCCGTCGAGACCCTGGACGTCGCCCCCGACCTGGCCCGGCTGCTGGTCGGGGCCGGCTACCAGCTGTACGGGATGGTGCCGGTGCAGCGGTCGCTGGAGGACGTCTTCGTCGACCTGGTCGGGGAGGTGCGCGAGCAATGAGCAGGGCGGGCGCATACGAGACCCTGGTGGATCGGAGGGCGCGCCGGTGAGCGTCCTGGTGGTGGCCCGCTGGACGGTGCTGGAGGCCCGCCGCCGCCGGCTTCTGGCGGCGGGGGTGGTGCTCAGCGTCGCCTTCGTGGCCCTGTTCGCGGTCGGGTACGCCCTCCTCTACCACGACCAGCAGCGGGCCGTGCTGGAGGCCGGGACGCTCGGCCCCGGCGTCCTGTCGGCCCGCGAGGAGCTCCTGGCCGTCTCGACCCTGGTGCTGGTGCTCGGGCTCTACGGGGTCCAGTTCCTGGGCGCGCTGCTGGGGCTGTTCCTGGGGGTCGCCTCGGTCTCCCCGGAGATCGACTCGGGCGCCCTCCACGCCGTGCTCGCCCGTCCCCTCAGCCGCCTCCAGTACCTCCTCGGCCGCTTCCTCGCCCTGGCCGGGCTGCTCGCCGCCTACGTGCTCGTGATGAGCGGCGCCCTCCTGCTCACCGCCCGGGTCGTCGCCGGCTTCACCCCCGGCGACGCCCGCCGGGTGGTCGGGCTCATGCTGCTGGAGGTCCTGATCCTGCTCGCGGTGAGCCTGCTCGGCAGCACGGTGCTGCCGACGCTGGCCAACGGGGTGGTCATGCTGGCCCTGTTCGGCCTGGCCTGGCTCGGCGGCATCCTCGGGTTCGTGGCCACGATCCCGCCCGGCAACGAGCTGCTGGCCAACCTGGGCACGGCCGCCGGCCTCCTGCTCCCGGCCGACGCCGTCTGGCGCGGAGCGTCGTTCCACGTCCTCCCGCCCGGCTTCCTGGCCGCCACCTCCCTGGCCGGGGGCGAGGTGGACGGCCCGCCGTTCGTCTCCACCGCCCCGATGGCCCCGGCCATGCTCGCCTGGGCGCTCGCCTACCCGGCGGCCTGCCTCGCCCTGGCCGCCGCCGCGTTCCGCCGCCGCGACCTCTGAGAGTTCGCACCGGGCGTCTGGATGGCCGCGCCGGCGTCGTTGCGACGGGGGGTGTGGACAACCGCGCACCCCCTCCTCCCGGGTCGGCTACCCTCCCGAGTGGGGGCCCGCACCGGAGGTTGGTGGTTCCGCCATGCCCCGGCCCCGGGCCCCGGGGAGCCGCCCGGGCCCGGGGTGGCCCGCCGCCCCCGGGTAGTCAGGCCGGCCCGGGCAGCCAGGCTGCGCCCCGCGTGGCCACGCTGGGTCAGCCGGTCCGCTCGAGCAGGGCCAGGGGACCATCGCGAGCCACCAGGCGGAACTGGCCGCTGGCGACCAGGCGGTCGACGGTGACCTGCCACTCGCCGGGGGCGAACACGCGCGGCTCGTCGACCACCACGACCTGGCGGGTGCCGGTCTGGCGGAGCACGTCCAGGGCGGCCGGGTCGGCCAGGCCGCGGTTGAGCGGCTCCAGGCGGGCCACCCGGTCGGTCAGCCAGGGGGCCGGGGTCTGGTTGTAGGCGTTCAGCGTCCGGCGCCGGCTCTGCGCTCCCAGATAGGTACTGACCGAGTTCCAGGTGACCGCCTGGCCCAGGATCGGCACCCCCAGCACCGGCCCGGCGCCGTCCCCGGCCGCCCGCAGGGCCGCCACCACCCGGTTGTCCGCCCTGTCCGGTTCCAGGCGGTTCCTGGAGACCCGGTAGTCGGCCAGCAGGCCGACCGTGACCAGCGACAGCACGACCGCCGCGGCGACCAGGGCGCGGCGCCGCCCGGCGAGCAGGCCGGCGGCCACGTCCAGGGCGGTCACGGCCAGCAGGAC from Actinomycetota bacterium includes these protein-coding regions:
- a CDS encoding DUF4397 domain-containing protein; this encodes MARLRVLVGAILTAALVLAFAAPASATGGTAKVRAFHNSPDTPAVDIYVNGAKTLSDVTYGTLSDYLEVPKGTYNVQVKVAPSTGSDPAALEADVRLGRRPTTIAAIGSLTGDGGALQLKVLRDRDTVSRHLTRLRVAHTSPDAPAVDVQAKLAGRWIRVVRNLEFGEATGYLLLPAWKYRLRIVAAGTNTVVKDLGKVRLKGSTSYTAWAVGFLSPTDDYPGFDVFVSVDG
- a CDS encoding lysylphosphatidylglycerol synthase domain-containing protein; translated protein: MVTGFFVATLAARWNDVISLKWRLEPGLFAVATALLALSYGLVACLWGLALHRAAGTRVAAGARIWFLSNLARYVPGNVWSYVGAVELARREGVARRTTLAVMALTQVLSVGVAVAAGLPVLLAERARLGRPALLGALVVAAVAALAAVFRRQLLGLARRRMPGFDPADLTPSAGTVALLAAGYAVYWAVTGLAFAALVASLYPLAPADVPLVMAAYAAAYAAGFLALLTPAGLGVREGVLVVALAPVLPAGPALVVALLSRVWMMLVELAGAGVAHLAARYRTPV
- a CDS encoding sigma-70 family RNA polymerase sigma factor encodes the protein MRAVRDEVGARSGSQERFTEVFRDRYRELHGLAYRLLGDHGEAEDVAQETFLRLDGQAVLDRPDDEVAAWLRRVCLNTAYNRLRGRRRTSARLERAGLADRADDEADTGATPLLDVLRAEQQRAVRQALAALPERQRAALLLRHAGYSYAEIAATLDLAVGSVGVLLARGERAFREAYLDSDDADPGAYDALP
- a CDS encoding ABC transporter ATP-binding protein, coding for MSRTASADQTASAGTSTEVPAVATSGLRKAFGSRVALHDLTLRVEPGEVFGFLGPNGAGKTTAMKILLGLVRPSGGEALVLGRPPGEPAARRRVGYLPEHFRFQEWATGAELLGFHGRLAGMDAATLAGRIPELLDRVGLAGRGGERVRRYSKGMTQRLGLALAILHRPDLVLLDEPTSALDPVGRREVRELVRELAAGGVTVFLNSHLLTEVEAVCDRVAIVSQGRVLASGPLDDLAGAATQLRLLLDRADRDVLDLLGRRGRVVAVEGTTVTLAVETLDVAPDLARLLVGAGYQLYGMVPVQRSLEDVFVDLVGEVREQ
- a CDS encoding ABC transporter permease subunit — its product is MSVLVVARWTVLEARRRRLLAAGVVLSVAFVALFAVGYALLYHDQQRAVLEAGTLGPGVLSAREELLAVSTLVLVLGLYGVQFLGALLGLFLGVASVSPEIDSGALHAVLARPLSRLQYLLGRFLALAGLLAAYVLVMSGALLLTARVVAGFTPGDARRVVGLMLLEVLILLAVSLLGSTVLPTLANGVVMLALFGLAWLGGILGFVATIPPGNELLANLGTAAGLLLPADAVWRGASFHVLPPGFLAATSLAGGEVDGPPFVSTAPMAPAMLAWALAYPAACLALAAAAFRRRDL